One Danio aesculapii chromosome 13, fDanAes4.1, whole genome shotgun sequence DNA window includes the following coding sequences:
- the cdc42ep3 gene encoding cdc42 effector protein 3: MPAKTPIYLKSNYSKKGKKCRLRDILSPDMISPPLGDFRHTIHIGKGGECDAFGDMSFLQGNFELLPGKGGRVRPQYGLHGEFTRANSASDASYVETPSPVLKNAISLPTIGGSQALTLPMISTTVFPMTHDNMSEPSTPPAGSEDLEILQMETLLQSISIFRSDPSPVPEEDEPLIDRMEMTEKSCMKKMHSSEKELETFLSVFVNGNGDANGNFNNGNNGDSVFQYEQDMFGIKGDWADRDSGVEEGRLCDSDFEISKSKSQSQESLTQITGSLFSLELDLGPSILDDVLNIMNKPVS, translated from the coding sequence ATGCCTGCCAAAACACCCATCTACCTGAAATCCAACTACAGTAAGAAAGGAAAGAAATGTCGTCTGAGGGACATTTTGTCCCCGGATATGATCAGCCCACCTCTTGGGGACTTTCGTCACACGATTCACATTGGAAAAGGTGGTGAATGCGATGCCTTCGGTGACATGTCGTTCCTGCAAGGAAATTTTGAGCTTCTACCAGGAAAAGGAGGTCGTGTTAGACCTCAATATGGCCTTCACGGTGAATTCACAAGAGCTAACAGCGCATCTGATGCATCTTACGTCGAAACTCCATCGCCAGTTTTGAAGAATGCAATCTCGCTCCCAACTATAGGTGGAAGCCAAGCACTGACTCTACCAATGATCTCCACCACCGTGTTTCCCATGACCCACGATAACATGTCTGAGCCATCCACTCCTCCAGCCGGTTCTGAAGATCTGGAAATCCTACAGATGGAGACTCTGCTTCAGTCTATCAGCATTTTCAGGAGTGACCCCAGTCCTGTCCCGGAGGAGGACGAACCATTGATCGACCGCATGGAGATGACTGAGAAGTCATGTATGAAAAAGATGCACAGCAGTGAAAAAGAGCTTGAAACGTTTTTGTCCGTCTTCGTTAATGGGAACGGTGATGCCAATGGGAACTTTAACAATGGTAACAACGGCGACTCTGTCTTCCAGTATGAACAGGATATGTTCGGCATTAAGGGCGACTGGGCGGACAGAGACAGCGGTGTGGAAGAGGGTCGTCTATGCGATTCAGACTTTGAAATCTCCAAAAGCAAAAGCCAGTCACAGGAATCGCTCACACAAATCACAGGATCACTTTTCTCCCTCGAACTTGACTTGGGCCCGTCCATTTTGGATGATGTACTGAATATCATGAATAAACCAGTATCTTAA